One Microbacterium sp. zg-B96 genomic region harbors:
- a CDS encoding ParA family protein, producing MAGKAKAAQAAAGDTPIGPTGRPYRGFPTPPKLDGHGPARIISLCNQKGGVGKTTSTINLAASLAEYGRRVLAVDFDPQGALSAGLGIATHEIPTIYDLLLDPKRDPHEVIVKTAVEGLDLIPANIDLSAAEVHLVNEVARETILARVLRKVAGEYDVILVDCQPSLGLLTVNALTASHGVLIPLECEFFALRGVALLIETIDKVRDRLNPSIELDGVLATMYDPRTLHSREVLERVVDAFGDDVLETVIGRTVKFPDASVSGVPIIEFAPEHPAAQAYLRLARELVARGAVA from the coding sequence GTGGCGGGTAAGGCAAAGGCAGCGCAGGCTGCAGCGGGGGACACTCCGATCGGTCCCACCGGTCGCCCCTATCGGGGATTCCCGACTCCACCGAAGCTCGACGGACACGGTCCCGCCCGCATCATCTCCCTCTGCAACCAGAAGGGCGGTGTCGGCAAGACGACGTCCACGATCAACCTGGCTGCGTCCCTCGCCGAATACGGTCGCCGCGTGCTGGCCGTCGACTTCGACCCGCAGGGTGCGCTGTCGGCCGGTCTCGGCATCGCGACGCACGAGATCCCGACGATCTACGACCTGCTGCTGGATCCCAAGCGCGACCCGCATGAGGTCATCGTCAAGACCGCCGTCGAGGGCCTGGATCTCATCCCCGCCAACATCGACCTGTCTGCCGCCGAAGTGCACCTGGTCAACGAGGTCGCCCGCGAGACGATCCTCGCCCGGGTCCTGCGCAAGGTCGCGGGGGAGTACGACGTCATCCTGGTGGACTGCCAGCCGTCGCTCGGACTGCTGACGGTGAACGCGCTGACGGCCAGCCACGGCGTGCTCATTCCGCTGGAATGCGAGTTCTTTGCGCTCCGCGGCGTCGCACTGCTCATCGAGACCATCGACAAGGTGCGCGATCGCCTGAACCCCTCGATCGAACTCGACGGCGTGCTCGCGACGATGTACGACCCTCGTACGCTGCACTCGCGCGAGGTGCTGGAGCGGGTCGTCGACGCATTCGGTGACGACGTGCTCGAGACCGTCATCGGCCGCACCGTGAAGTTCCCCGACGCCTCGGTGTCGGGCGTTCCCATCATCGAGTTCGCACCGGAGCACCCGGCTGCCCAGGCTTACCTGCGGCTGGCGCGGGAGCTGGTCGCCCGTGGCGCCGTCGCCTGA
- a CDS encoding ScpA family protein: MDAAATGFRVSLDVFDGPFDLLLTLISKHELDITEVALSRVTDEFIAYLRSAETAEQLEEASEFLVVAVTLLDMKVAGLLPQGELVDAESVALLEARDLLFARLLQYRAFKEVSGWFAQRLQAEDRRHTRSVRLEEKYRRAVPELVWTLSLDDFAALAVLAMTPKEIPHIGLDHLHAPLVSIREQAAVVVTLLRAAGSLNFRDLIAGVNQTGIVVARFLAVLELYRHAALSFEQLEPLGELTLRWTAERWSDDSLASLGADYDR, from the coding sequence ATGGATGCCGCCGCCACCGGGTTCCGCGTATCGCTGGACGTCTTCGACGGCCCGTTCGACCTGCTGCTCACGCTGATCTCCAAACACGAGCTCGACATCACCGAGGTTGCCCTCAGCCGGGTGACCGACGAGTTCATCGCCTACCTGCGGTCGGCCGAGACCGCCGAGCAGCTCGAGGAGGCATCCGAGTTCCTCGTCGTGGCGGTGACGCTGCTGGACATGAAGGTCGCAGGTCTCCTGCCGCAGGGCGAACTGGTGGATGCCGAATCGGTGGCGCTGCTGGAAGCGCGGGATCTGCTGTTCGCGCGGCTGCTGCAGTACCGCGCGTTCAAGGAAGTGTCCGGCTGGTTCGCGCAGCGGCTGCAGGCCGAGGATCGCCGGCACACCCGCTCGGTGCGGCTCGAGGAGAAGTACCGTCGCGCCGTGCCGGAACTGGTGTGGACGCTCTCGCTCGACGACTTCGCGGCGCTGGCCGTACTGGCGATGACGCCGAAGGAGATCCCGCACATCGGGCTGGACCACCTGCACGCGCCGCTGGTGAGCATCCGCGAGCAGGCGGCGGTGGTCGTGACACTGCTGCGCGCCGCCGGCTCCCTCAACTTCCGGGACCTCATCGCCGGGGTGAACCAGACCGGCATCGTCGTGGCCCGGTTCCTCGCCGTGCTCGAGCTCTACCGCCACGCCGCCCTCTCGTTCGAGCAGCTTGAGCCGCTCGGCGAACTCACCCTTCGCTGGACCGCCGAACGCTGGTCGGACGACAGCCTCGCCTCTTTGGGAGCCGACTATGACAGATGA
- the scpB gene encoding SMC-Scp complex subunit ScpB, with translation MTDDRSTPSPTESVPVTDVEPVQRPQDTGSVAQRLEAILLIVDEPQSLVSLAAAVGAPVAAVRQAIETLVADYDGEAAGPRRGFELREVGGGWRFYVRAEHDGLVSEFVNSQAPSRLSQAALETLAVIAYKQPVTRSQVASIRAVNVDSVVRTLVARGLITELFTDPETGAINYGTTDALLVNLGINSLDELPHISPLLDDGADGFDVEGVR, from the coding sequence ATGACAGATGACCGTTCGACACCGTCCCCGACCGAGTCGGTCCCCGTGACCGATGTCGAGCCGGTCCAGCGTCCGCAGGACACCGGATCGGTCGCCCAGCGGCTGGAAGCGATTCTGCTGATCGTCGACGAGCCGCAGTCGCTGGTGAGCCTCGCGGCCGCCGTCGGTGCGCCCGTCGCCGCGGTGCGCCAGGCGATCGAGACGCTTGTAGCCGACTACGACGGCGAGGCAGCCGGTCCCCGCCGCGGATTCGAACTGCGCGAAGTCGGAGGCGGCTGGCGCTTCTACGTGCGCGCTGAGCACGACGGTCTCGTCTCGGAGTTCGTCAACTCGCAGGCACCCTCCCGGCTGTCGCAGGCGGCGCTGGAGACCCTCGCCGTCATCGCGTACAAGCAGCCGGTCACGCGCAGCCAGGTGGCATCCATCCGCGCCGTCAACGTCGACTCCGTGGTGCGCACGCTCGTGGCGAGAGGGCTCATCACCGAGCTGTTCACCGACCCCGAGACCGGCGCCATCAACTACGGCACGACCGACGCGCTGCTGGTGAACCTCGGCATCAACTCGCTCGACGAACTGCCGCACATCTCGCCACTGCTCGATGACGGTGCCGACGGATTCGACGTGGAGGGTGTGCGATGA
- a CDS encoding pseudouridine synthase yields MNARQEQGPDEDRTLDTEGVRLQKALANAGVASRRVSENLIVEGRVRVNGQVITELGSRIDPEVDLIDVDGTVIQLDQSKRYVMLNKPTGVVSSMKDDQGRQDLRSFTQDWPERLYNVGRLDAETSGLLVLTNDGDLAHVLAHPSFGVTKVYIAKVTGRVTAQTIARLTRGIELEDGPIAADKARLLDTSGETSLVELTLHSGRNRIVRRMMSEVGHPVIELVRRQFGPLHLGTLPAGRARELTTVERGALLTLAREATQGASPGDQETQ; encoded by the coding sequence ATGAACGCGCGACAGGAACAGGGACCGGACGAGGACAGGACGCTGGACACCGAGGGCGTGCGGCTGCAGAAGGCGCTCGCGAACGCGGGGGTGGCCTCCCGCCGCGTGTCGGAGAACCTGATCGTCGAAGGCCGGGTGCGGGTGAACGGCCAGGTCATCACGGAACTGGGCTCGCGCATCGATCCCGAGGTCGACCTCATCGACGTCGACGGCACCGTGATCCAGCTGGACCAGTCCAAGCGCTACGTCATGCTCAACAAGCCCACCGGTGTCGTCAGCTCCATGAAGGACGACCAGGGGCGCCAGGATCTGCGCAGCTTCACCCAGGACTGGCCGGAGCGGCTGTACAACGTCGGACGATTGGATGCCGAGACGAGTGGGCTGCTGGTGCTCACCAACGACGGCGACCTGGCGCACGTGCTGGCGCACCCCTCGTTCGGCGTGACCAAGGTGTACATCGCCAAGGTGACCGGCCGCGTCACAGCGCAGACGATCGCACGGCTGACCCGGGGCATCGAGCTGGAAGACGGCCCGATCGCGGCCGACAAGGCGCGACTGCTGGACACCTCGGGGGAGACCAGCCTGGTCGAACTCACGCTGCACTCCGGCCGCAACCGCATCGTGCGTCGCATGATGTCGGAGGTCGGGCACCCCGTCATCGAGCTGGTGCGCCGCCAGTTCGGACCGCTCCACCTGGGAACGCTCCCGGCTGGGCGGGCACGTGAGTTGACTACAGTGGAACGCGGCGCGCTGCTGACTTTGGCGCGCGAAGCGACGCAGGGGGCGTCGCCGGGCGACCAGGAGACGCAGTGA
- a CDS encoding prephenate dehydrogenase: MTDSTPGPLAARVQGPVRIVGAGLLGSSIGHALVALGIDVVLHDTSPAQLRLAIDYGAGRAERDGDQPVLVVVAVPPDVTADVIERELAAFPGAVVTDVASVKLAPLRQLRERGVDLTRYIGSHPLAGRERGGAIAARADIFTGRPWVVCRDGETRPSDLALVEALALDLGATPIEMSPEEHDRAVALTSHVPQLVASLLAGRFVDAPDGSLRLAGQGVRDTTRIAASAPELWVQILGANAAPVVDVLDALAGDLTAVAAALRAPEAPGARRDVADMIRRGNDGVERLPGKHGQNRRFEPVVVMVDDRPGQLGRLFGDLGELDVNVEDLRLEHSPGAQFGLAEVSVLPAAVRRTVEGLTERGWKIASTND; encoded by the coding sequence GTGACCGATTCGACACCAGGGCCGCTCGCCGCGCGCGTGCAGGGCCCGGTTCGCATCGTGGGTGCCGGGCTGCTGGGATCCAGCATCGGCCACGCACTTGTTGCGCTCGGAATCGACGTCGTGCTGCACGACACCTCGCCCGCACAGCTGCGCCTGGCCATCGACTACGGTGCCGGCCGGGCCGAGCGCGACGGCGACCAGCCGGTGCTCGTGGTCGTGGCGGTACCTCCGGATGTCACCGCCGATGTGATCGAGCGCGAACTGGCAGCCTTCCCCGGCGCCGTCGTGACCGACGTCGCCAGCGTCAAGCTCGCACCCCTGCGTCAACTGCGCGAACGCGGCGTCGACCTCACCCGCTACATCGGCTCGCACCCGCTCGCCGGTCGTGAGCGCGGTGGCGCGATCGCCGCGCGCGCCGACATCTTCACCGGTCGGCCGTGGGTGGTCTGCCGTGACGGCGAGACCCGGCCCAGCGACTTGGCCCTCGTCGAAGCGCTGGCATTGGACCTCGGCGCCACCCCGATCGAAATGAGCCCCGAGGAGCACGACCGCGCCGTCGCGCTGACGTCCCACGTGCCGCAGCTGGTCGCGAGCCTGCTCGCCGGCCGGTTCGTCGACGCCCCCGACGGCTCGCTACGCCTGGCAGGTCAAGGGGTGCGCGACACCACGCGCATCGCCGCATCGGCTCCAGAGCTGTGGGTGCAGATCCTCGGCGCCAACGCCGCACCCGTCGTCGACGTGCTCGACGCGCTTGCCGGTGACCTCACCGCCGTCGCCGCGGCACTGCGTGCCCCGGAGGCACCGGGTGCCCGCCGCGACGTGGCCGACATGATCCGCCGTGGCAACGACGGGGTGGAACGTCTCCCCGGCAAGCACGGCCAGAACCGCCGGTTCGAGCCGGTCGTGGTGATGGTCGATGACCGGCCGGGCCAGCTCGGCCGCCTCTTCGGCGACCTCGGCGAACTCGACGTCAACGTCGAGGACCTGCGCCTGGAGCACTCTCCGGGCGCCCAGTTCGGTCTCGCCGAGGTCAGTGTCCTCCCCGCCGCAGTACGGCGCACGGTCGAGGGCCTCACCGAGCGCGGATGGAAGATTGCGAGCACCAATGACTGA
- the cmk gene encoding (d)CMP kinase: protein MTEPIVVAIDGPAGSGKSSVSKQAARRLHFGYLDTGAAYRALAWHALQHGIDTSDAIAVLDAAGDFDYAISLDPDDYWVRVGDTDVTDAIRDPRVTAAVSGVARVPAVRQAVNALFRALVASSGRPGVVVEGRDITTVVAPDAPVRILLTAAPEVRAARRSAEVATQDAAAVAAALHRRDAADAQVVDFLTAAPGVTVIDSTALDFEQTVGAVLDVVRAETGAHHGR from the coding sequence ATGACTGAGCCGATCGTCGTCGCCATCGACGGCCCCGCCGGCAGCGGCAAGTCGAGCGTGTCCAAGCAGGCCGCACGACGCCTGCACTTCGGCTACCTCGACACCGGGGCCGCGTATCGCGCCTTGGCGTGGCACGCCCTGCAGCACGGCATCGATACCTCGGACGCCATCGCGGTGCTCGACGCCGCCGGAGACTTCGACTACGCGATTTCGCTTGACCCCGACGACTACTGGGTGCGGGTGGGTGACACCGACGTGACCGACGCGATCCGCGATCCGCGGGTCACTGCCGCCGTCAGCGGTGTGGCCCGGGTGCCGGCGGTGCGTCAGGCGGTCAACGCGCTGTTCCGCGCGCTCGTGGCATCCTCCGGCCGCCCCGGTGTGGTCGTCGAGGGTCGCGACATCACGACCGTCGTCGCCCCGGACGCGCCGGTGCGGATCCTCCTCACCGCCGCGCCCGAGGTTCGGGCGGCGCGCCGCAGCGCCGAGGTGGCGACGCAGGATGCCGCCGCCGTCGCGGCCGCACTGCATCGCCGCGATGCTGCAGACGCGCAGGTCGTGGATTTTTTGACCGCCGCGCCGGGAGTCACAGTCATCGACTCGACGGCATTGGATTTCGAACAGACTGTGGGCGCCGTTCTCGACGTCGTCCGCGCAGAGACGGGAGCGCATCATGGGCGCTGA
- the der gene encoding ribosome biogenesis GTPase Der, with translation MGAEEEYEGGPDNLAEKLADMDEELAEQRAATLRASLSDYELDDEDADLLHGVELGEDGIVYTPALPVVAIVGRPNVGKSALVNRILGRREAVVEDTPGVTRDRVTYKAEWMDRQFTVVDTGGWEPDARGIDRSVALQAEIAIELCDVVIFVVDAMVGATSTDEHVVRLLRKSGKPVFLVANKIDDQRHEPEAAALWNLGLGMPYPVSAIHGRGVADLLDEIMKVLPEVSAVAKQEIGGPRRVAILGRPNVGKSSLLNKAAGEERVVVNELAGTTRDPVDEVVELGGKLWRLVDTAGIRRRVHLQQGADFYASLRTSAALEKAEVAVVVLDVSQPLSEQDVRIIDLVIESGRALVLAFNKWDRLTDDDMENIDRRRYLEREIEKDLAHVAWAPRVNISARTGRHLDKLVPALETSLASWDQRIPTGKFNAFLSELVAEHPHPLRGGKQPRILFGTQASTRPPTFVLFTTGFLDPGYRRFIQRRLREIYGFEGTPIVTNMRVRERRQR, from the coding sequence ATGGGCGCTGAAGAAGAATACGAAGGCGGACCTGACAATCTCGCCGAGAAGCTCGCCGACATGGACGAGGAGCTCGCCGAACAGCGCGCGGCGACACTGCGCGCCTCGCTGTCGGACTACGAGCTCGACGACGAGGATGCCGACCTGCTGCACGGCGTTGAGCTGGGTGAGGACGGCATCGTATACACGCCGGCCCTGCCGGTGGTGGCGATCGTCGGCCGGCCGAACGTCGGCAAGTCCGCGCTGGTCAACCGTATCCTCGGCCGCCGTGAGGCCGTCGTGGAGGACACCCCCGGGGTGACCCGTGACCGCGTCACCTACAAGGCGGAGTGGATGGACCGCCAGTTCACCGTCGTCGACACCGGTGGCTGGGAGCCCGACGCCCGCGGCATCGACCGCTCGGTGGCGCTCCAGGCCGAGATCGCGATCGAGCTGTGCGACGTCGTGATCTTCGTCGTGGACGCGATGGTCGGCGCGACCTCCACCGACGAGCACGTCGTGCGGTTGCTGCGCAAGAGCGGCAAGCCCGTCTTCCTCGTCGCGAACAAGATCGACGACCAGCGGCACGAGCCGGAAGCGGCGGCGCTGTGGAACCTGGGACTGGGGATGCCGTACCCGGTGTCGGCCATCCACGGCCGCGGCGTGGCCGACCTGCTCGACGAGATCATGAAGGTGCTGCCGGAGGTTTCGGCAGTGGCCAAGCAGGAGATCGGCGGGCCGCGACGCGTTGCGATCCTTGGCCGACCGAACGTGGGCAAGTCGTCGCTGCTGAACAAGGCCGCGGGCGAAGAGCGCGTCGTCGTCAACGAGCTCGCCGGGACCACCCGCGACCCCGTCGACGAGGTCGTGGAGCTGGGCGGCAAGTTGTGGCGCCTGGTCGACACCGCCGGCATCCGTCGCCGCGTGCACCTGCAGCAGGGTGCCGACTTCTACGCGTCGCTGCGCACGTCGGCGGCGCTGGAGAAGGCCGAAGTGGCCGTGGTCGTGCTCGATGTCAGCCAGCCGCTGAGCGAGCAGGACGTGCGCATCATCGACCTCGTGATCGAATCCGGCCGTGCGCTCGTGCTGGCGTTCAACAAGTGGGATCGCCTCACCGATGACGACATGGAGAACATCGACCGGCGCCGCTACCTGGAGCGCGAGATCGAGAAGGACCTCGCCCACGTGGCGTGGGCGCCGCGGGTGAACATCTCCGCCCGCACCGGCCGTCACCTCGACAAGCTCGTCCCCGCTCTGGAGACGTCGCTGGCGTCGTGGGATCAGCGCATCCCGACCGGCAAGTTCAATGCGTTCCTGTCCGAGCTGGTCGCCGAGCACCCGCACCCGCTGCGCGGCGGCAAGCAGCCCCGCATCCTGTTCGGCACGCAGGCGTCCACCCGCCCGCCGACGTTCGTGCTGTTCACGACCGGCTTCCTCGACCCCGGCTACCGCCGGTTCATCCAGCGACGACTGCGGGAGATCTACGGCTTCGAGGGAACCCCGATCGTGACCAACATGCGCGTGCGGGAGCGCCGCCAGCGCTGA
- a CDS encoding anaerobic ribonucleoside-triphosphate reductase activating protein, with protein sequence MRSDSPEGLRIAGLTRLSTVDWPDKLAATVFLQGCPWDCFYCHNPALIPPRAAAAMSWGEVAAFLDTRVGLLDAVVFSGGEPTMQAALRPAMVEVRERGFAVGLHTGGAYPRQLARILPLVDWVGLDIKATAGNYAAVTGSTGASERAWRSLELVLAQHALRMGTDRPLDYEVRTTVHSTAIDESGLADLGCRLADAGVQSWAVQRFRETGTRTPLPRAAGPSREVSLAGIPTARFARFMVR encoded by the coding sequence GTGAGGAGTGACTCACCCGAGGGCCTGCGCATCGCGGGCCTCACTCGCCTGTCGACCGTGGACTGGCCCGACAAACTGGCCGCGACGGTGTTCCTGCAGGGCTGCCCGTGGGACTGCTTCTACTGCCACAACCCCGCGCTCATCCCGCCGCGTGCGGCGGCGGCGATGAGCTGGGGCGAGGTCGCCGCCTTTCTCGACACCCGCGTCGGGCTGCTGGACGCGGTGGTCTTCTCGGGCGGCGAACCGACGATGCAGGCGGCGCTGCGGCCCGCGATGGTCGAGGTGCGCGAGCGCGGCTTCGCCGTCGGGCTGCACACCGGAGGCGCGTATCCGCGGCAGCTGGCGCGCATCCTGCCGCTGGTGGACTGGGTCGGGCTGGACATCAAGGCGACGGCCGGGAACTACGCGGCTGTCACCGGCAGCACCGGCGCGAGCGAGCGCGCCTGGCGGTCGCTGGAACTCGTGCTCGCTCAGCACGCGCTGCGCATGGGCACCGACCGGCCGCTGGACTACGAGGTGCGCACCACGGTGCACTCCACCGCGATCGACGAATCGGGGCTGGCCGACCTCGGCTGCCGGCTCGCCGACGCGGGGGTGCAGTCGTGGGCGGTGCAGCGGTTCCGGGAGACCGGAACCCGCACGCCGCTCCCCCGCGCGGCGGGGCCGTCGCGCGAGGTCTCCCTCGCCGGCATCCCCACCGCCCGGTTCGCGCGCTTCATGGTGCGCTAA
- a CDS encoding ribonucleoside triphosphate reductase: MSTDSAPSAPRSVAVGTTINEYLSRADWRVNANANQGYSLGGLILNTSGKLIANYWLDEVYAPEAGTAHRNGDLHIHDLDMFAGYCAGWSLRTLLEQGFNGVPGKISSRPPKHLTSALGQMVNFFGTLQNEWAGAQAFSSFDTYLAPFVRLDQLTYAEVRQAIQEFVFNLNVPSRWGTQTPFTNLTFDWTVPDDLAEQRPLIGGEVCDFSYGELTVEMALINQAFIDVLAEGDEDGRAFTFPIPTYNITKDFQWEDPAVDALFAMTAKYGLPYFQNFINSDLDPHMIRSMCCRLQLDLTELLKRGNGLFGSAEQTGSLGVVTINCARLGFVHSGDEAAAIARLDELLEISRDTLEAKRIVIDTHIRGGLFPYTKRYLGSLDNHFSTIGVNGLNEFVRNFTRDTDDITTESGIALASRLLDHVRARMVEFQEATGHMYNLEASPAEGATYRFAKEDIARYEGIIHAGTDANPYYTNSSQLPVGYTDDAFEAMALQEGLQGKYTGGTVLHLYMGEAVASAQACKALVRRSLERFRLPYITITPTFSICPAHGYLSGDLPSCPRCGAECEVWTRVMGYFRPVSSFNIGKKGEAAERVYFDQEKQDATLQPVGAPREE; encoded by the coding sequence ATGAGCACCGATTCCGCCCCGTCCGCACCCCGCTCCGTCGCGGTCGGTACGACCATCAACGAGTACCTCTCCCGCGCCGACTGGCGGGTCAACGCCAACGCGAACCAGGGCTACTCGCTCGGCGGGCTCATCCTCAACACCTCCGGCAAGCTCATCGCCAACTACTGGCTCGACGAGGTCTACGCCCCCGAGGCCGGCACCGCCCACCGCAACGGCGACCTGCACATCCACGACCTCGACATGTTCGCCGGCTACTGCGCCGGATGGTCGCTGCGCACCCTCCTGGAACAGGGCTTCAACGGCGTGCCGGGAAAGATCTCCTCCCGCCCGCCGAAGCACCTCACCAGCGCCCTCGGTCAGATGGTCAACTTCTTCGGCACGCTGCAGAACGAATGGGCGGGCGCGCAGGCGTTCAGCTCGTTCGACACCTACCTCGCCCCGTTCGTCCGCCTCGACCAGCTCACGTACGCCGAAGTACGCCAGGCGATCCAGGAGTTCGTGTTCAATCTCAACGTGCCGTCGCGGTGGGGCACCCAGACGCCGTTCACCAACCTCACCTTCGACTGGACCGTGCCCGACGACCTCGCTGAGCAGCGCCCGCTCATCGGCGGCGAGGTGTGCGACTTCTCCTACGGCGAGCTGACCGTGGAGATGGCCCTGATCAACCAGGCATTCATCGACGTCTTAGCCGAGGGCGACGAGGACGGCCGCGCCTTCACCTTCCCGATCCCCACCTACAACATCACGAAGGACTTCCAGTGGGAGGACCCGGCAGTCGACGCGCTGTTCGCGATGACCGCCAAGTACGGCCTGCCCTACTTCCAGAACTTCATCAACTCCGACCTCGACCCCCACATGATCCGGTCCATGTGCTGCCGCCTGCAGCTGGATCTGACCGAGCTGCTCAAGCGAGGCAACGGCCTGTTCGGCTCGGCGGAGCAGACGGGGTCGCTCGGCGTCGTGACGATCAACTGCGCTCGCCTCGGGTTCGTGCACTCCGGCGACGAAGCTGCCGCCATCGCCCGGCTGGACGAACTGCTCGAGATCTCCCGCGACACCCTCGAGGCCAAACGCATCGTCATCGACACGCACATCAGAGGCGGGCTCTTCCCGTACACCAAGCGCTACCTCGGCTCGCTGGACAACCACTTCTCCACGATCGGCGTCAACGGCCTGAACGAGTTCGTCCGCAACTTCACCCGCGACACCGACGACATCACCACCGAGTCGGGCATCGCGCTGGCGAGCCGGCTGCTGGACCACGTGCGCGCGCGCATGGTGGAGTTCCAGGAGGCGACCGGCCACATGTACAACCTGGAGGCCAGCCCCGCCGAGGGCGCGACGTACCGCTTCGCCAAGGAGGACATCGCCCGCTACGAGGGCATCATCCACGCCGGTACCGACGCCAACCCCTACTACACGAACTCGTCGCAGCTGCCCGTGGGGTACACCGACGACGCCTTCGAGGCGATGGCGCTGCAGGAGGGGCTGCAGGGCAAGTACACCGGCGGCACCGTGCTGCACCTGTACATGGGCGAGGCCGTGGCATCCGCACAGGCGTGCAAGGCGCTCGTGCGCCGTTCGCTGGAACGGTTCCGACTGCCCTACATCACCATCACGCCCACGTTCTCGATCTGCCCCGCCCACGGCTACCTGTCGGGCGACCTGCCCAGCTGCCCGCGATGCGGCGCCGAGTGCGAGGTGTGGACGCGCGTCATGGGGTACTTCCGTCCCGTGTCGTCGTTCAACATCGGCAAGAAGGGCGAAGCGGCCGAGCGGGTGTACTTCGACCAGGAGAAGCAGGATGCCACGCTGCAGCCCGTCGGAGCACCGCGTGAGGAGTGA
- a CDS encoding NUDIX domain-containing protein, which translates to MTIVPPAPDEPRRPDGPRNPGDAWVVTDDGTRYWGRFGAAGLLALDAERGILMQHRVSWSHFGDTWALPGGARHEHESAADAALRESAEEAGVPPTAVRPRLLSTLDLGVWTYGTLLADVVEPFEPVISDPESRELAWVPVDEVDRHPLHPGFADSWPALRDLLQVRPAIVVDAANVVGSVPDGWWRDRSGAASRLLARLAEWARGGIDGAGLDLPDARWYPEVSVVLEGAARDAPDEPGLHVVRAEAAGDDTIVAEAARLVTAGRTVTVVTADRELSVRVADAGAAVRGPGWLLDRMPGRA; encoded by the coding sequence GTGACGATCGTCCCTCCCGCTCCGGATGAGCCGCGTCGGCCCGACGGCCCGCGCAACCCCGGCGATGCCTGGGTCGTCACCGACGACGGCACGCGCTACTGGGGGCGGTTCGGCGCGGCGGGGCTGCTCGCGCTGGATGCCGAACGCGGCATCCTGATGCAGCATCGCGTGTCGTGGAGTCACTTCGGCGACACATGGGCGCTGCCGGGAGGCGCGCGCCACGAGCACGAGAGTGCGGCCGATGCGGCGCTGCGGGAGTCGGCGGAGGAAGCGGGGGTCCCGCCCACCGCCGTGCGGCCGCGGCTGCTGAGTACGCTCGACCTCGGCGTCTGGACGTACGGCACGCTGCTGGCCGACGTGGTGGAGCCGTTCGAGCCCGTCATCAGCGACCCGGAGAGCCGGGAGCTGGCGTGGGTGCCGGTGGACGAGGTCGACCGCCACCCGCTGCATCCGGGGTTCGCCGATTCCTGGCCGGCGCTGCGTGATCTGCTGCAGGTGCGTCCCGCGATCGTGGTCGACGCGGCGAACGTGGTCGGCTCGGTGCCCGACGGGTGGTGGCGAGACCGCTCGGGGGCGGCATCGCGGTTGCTCGCGCGGCTCGCGGAGTGGGCGCGCGGCGGCATCGACGGTGCCGGGCTGGATCTGCCCGACGCGCGGTGGTATCCCGAGGTGTCGGTGGTGCTGGAGGGCGCGGCTCGCGACGCACCCGATGAGCCCGGTCTCCACGTCGTGCGTGCCGAGGCCGCCGGCGACGACACGATCGTCGCGGAGGCCGCGCGCCTCGTGACCGCCGGCCGCACCGTCACCGTCGTTACCGCCGACCGAGAGCTCTCGGTTCGCGTCGCGGATGCCGGAGCCGCAGTGCGGGGACCTGGGTGGCTGCTGGACCGGATGCCGGGGCGCGCGTAG